One window from the genome of Dyella sp. A6 encodes:
- a CDS encoding LysR substrate-binding domain-containing protein — translation MTVLDGALQDLNDLYFFAAVVDHGGFSAAGRALGIPKSRLSKRVAQLEDRLGVRLLQRTTRRFVVTEVGERFYSHCRAVLEEARAAQEAVDELRAEPRGVVRITCPVSLAQTVLARVLPDFMVRYPKLQVRVQATNRRVDLISEGIDLAIRVRTKLDTDANMIVRSFGLSRVLPVASPVLLKAHGRPEQPADLSRLPALSMQEHEGAQIWELIDADGQRVNVELQARLISGDFAVLLEAARRGMGVTMLPEFVCAPAIAQGELEVLLPEWSAPDGTMHFVYPSRRGMLPGVRALVDYLAERLPEAMRQEHEVCKSRPLAPL, via the coding sequence ATGACGGTACTCGACGGGGCGTTGCAGGATCTCAACGACCTGTATTTCTTCGCGGCCGTGGTGGACCACGGCGGATTTTCGGCAGCGGGCCGCGCGCTGGGCATACCCAAGTCCCGGCTGAGCAAGCGGGTGGCGCAGTTGGAGGACCGGCTGGGCGTGCGCCTGCTGCAACGGACGACCCGGCGCTTCGTGGTCACTGAAGTCGGCGAACGTTTCTACAGCCATTGCCGGGCCGTGCTGGAAGAGGCTCGCGCGGCACAGGAGGCCGTCGACGAGCTGCGTGCCGAGCCGCGGGGAGTGGTGCGTATCACCTGTCCCGTGTCGCTCGCCCAGACCGTGCTGGCCCGCGTATTGCCGGACTTCATGGTGCGATACCCGAAGCTGCAGGTGCGCGTGCAGGCGACCAACCGACGGGTGGACCTGATCAGCGAGGGGATCGATCTGGCGATACGCGTGCGCACCAAGCTGGATACCGACGCGAACATGATCGTGCGCAGCTTCGGCCTGTCGCGGGTGTTGCCGGTGGCCAGCCCGGTCCTGCTCAAGGCGCACGGTCGCCCGGAACAGCCCGCCGACCTTTCGCGCCTGCCCGCCCTGTCGATGCAGGAACACGAGGGCGCGCAGATATGGGAGCTGATCGACGCCGATGGGCAGCGCGTCAATGTCGAGCTTCAGGCGCGCCTGATCAGTGGTGATTTCGCGGTGTTACTGGAGGCGGCGCGGCGCGGAATGGGGGTGACCATGCTGCCCGAGTTCGTGTGCGCGCCGGCCATTGCCCAGGGGGAGCTCGAGGTGTTGTTGCCCGAGTGGAGCGCCCCGGACGGCACCATGCATTTCGTCTATCCGAGTCGCCGCGGCATGTTGCCTGGTGTGCGCGCCCTGGTGGACTACCTTGCCGAACGCTTGCCGGAGGCCATGCGCCAGGAGCACGAGGTGTGCAAATCGCGACCGCTGGCCCCGCTGTAG
- a CDS encoding response regulator transcription factor, translating into MDVTTLPVYGMVPMSDAAVIELVPALIVEDMPATRSYLESLLRDVCGNQADGDTVDIVTVGTLADAHAFLESTPRAFVLVDIGLPDGNGVDLVSWISERYPHTVSVIVSAWGDETTVLAALRAGATGYIFKESDTSEMRAALQSVQRGGAPIDPFVARHILALLSPDPVLPGPRPGGPSDQCPLDQLSSREKEILQLVSKGLSNREIAESTGLSRFTIEGYTKTIYRKLAVNSRTAAVFEAKARGILR; encoded by the coding sequence TTGGACGTCACTACTTTACCGGTCTATGGAATGGTCCCCATGTCGGACGCCGCGGTCATCGAACTCGTTCCCGCCTTGATCGTCGAAGACATGCCGGCCACGCGCAGCTATCTGGAGAGCCTGTTGCGGGACGTGTGTGGAAACCAGGCCGATGGAGACACAGTCGATATCGTCACCGTCGGGACGCTTGCAGACGCACACGCATTCCTGGAATCCACGCCACGTGCCTTCGTGCTGGTGGACATCGGCCTGCCCGACGGCAACGGCGTGGACCTGGTGAGCTGGATCAGCGAGCGTTACCCGCATACCGTCTCGGTGATCGTGTCGGCATGGGGTGACGAGACTACCGTTCTTGCCGCGCTGCGGGCCGGCGCGACGGGTTACATCTTCAAGGAGTCCGACACATCGGAAATGCGGGCCGCACTGCAAAGCGTGCAACGTGGCGGAGCTCCGATCGATCCTTTCGTGGCGCGACACATCCTGGCGTTGCTGTCGCCGGATCCTGTCTTGCCAGGGCCGCGCCCTGGCGGCCCTTCAGACCAGTGCCCGCTGGACCAGCTGTCCAGTCGAGAAAAGGAAATTCTTCAGTTGGTCAGCAAGGGACTGAGCAACCGGGAAATTGCCGAATCAACTGGCTTGTCTCGGTTCACGATCGAGGGTTATACCAAGACCATCTACCGCAAGCTTGCGGTGAACTCACGCACGGCTGCCGTGTTCGAGGCCAAGGCGCGGGGCATCCTGCGTTGA
- a CDS encoding replication-associated recombination protein A, with amino-acid sequence MHPTTSNHMPGLFGEPDALKPLAERMRPHALDEIVGQQRLVGPGRALRRALEAGRIHSMVLWGPPGCGKTTLALLVARYADADFRAISAVLSGLPEVRKALAEAEANFAQGRRTVLFVDEVHRFNKAQQDAFLPHVEKGVILFVGATTENPSFELNSALLSRCRVHVLEAVSPADIAAALARALVDRERGLGELELQVDSDALDTIAQAADGDVRRALTLLEIAAELAEDQRIDEATLTQVLADRTRRFDKGGEQFYDQISALHKSVRSSDPDAAVYWLCRMLDGGCDPLYLARRLTRMAVEDVGLAEPRAWRMALDAWDTYERLGSPEGELGLAQLAIWLAVAPKSNAAYKAFNQARAVVRETGTLEVPMHLRNAPTRLMKGLGYGKGYQYDHDAEGGVALDQQCLPDDLDGTVFYEPVERGLELKLREKLEALRAARREARRKS; translated from the coding sequence ATGCATCCCACTACCTCGAACCACATGCCGGGTCTTTTCGGCGAGCCCGATGCATTGAAGCCCCTGGCCGAGCGCATGCGCCCCCATGCACTGGATGAAATCGTCGGCCAGCAGCGCCTGGTCGGGCCCGGTCGGGCCCTGCGCCGCGCGCTGGAAGCCGGGCGCATCCATTCCATGGTGCTGTGGGGGCCGCCCGGTTGCGGCAAGACCACCCTCGCACTGCTGGTGGCCCGCTATGCCGATGCCGATTTCCGCGCCATCTCGGCCGTGCTCTCGGGCTTGCCCGAGGTGCGCAAGGCGTTGGCCGAAGCCGAAGCCAACTTCGCGCAGGGACGCCGCACCGTCCTTTTCGTGGACGAGGTCCACCGCTTCAACAAGGCGCAGCAGGACGCGTTCCTTCCGCATGTCGAGAAGGGCGTGATCCTGTTTGTCGGCGCGACCACCGAAAACCCGTCGTTCGAACTCAACTCGGCCCTGCTTTCGCGTTGTCGCGTGCACGTGCTCGAAGCGGTGTCGCCAGCCGATATCGCCGCCGCCCTGGCGCGGGCGCTGGTCGACCGCGAGCGGGGACTGGGCGAGCTGGAGCTGCAGGTGGACAGCGATGCCCTCGACACCATCGCCCAGGCGGCGGACGGCGATGTGCGCCGGGCGCTGACCCTGCTGGAAATCGCCGCCGAACTGGCCGAGGACCAGCGCATCGACGAGGCCACCCTAACCCAGGTGCTGGCCGATCGCACCCGTCGCTTTGACAAAGGCGGCGAGCAGTTCTACGACCAGATCTCGGCGCTGCACAAATCGGTGCGCTCGTCCGACCCTGATGCGGCGGTGTACTGGCTGTGCCGCATGCTCGATGGTGGCTGCGATCCGCTCTACCTGGCCCGTCGCCTGACCCGCATGGCGGTGGAGGATGTTGGTCTGGCTGAGCCGCGCGCATGGCGCATGGCGCTGGATGCCTGGGACACCTACGAACGCCTGGGCTCGCCCGAGGGCGAGCTGGGCCTGGCGCAGCTTGCCATCTGGCTCGCCGTGGCGCCGAAGAGCAATGCCGCCTACAAGGCGTTCAACCAGGCCCGGGCCGTGGTGCGCGAGACCGGCACGCTGGAGGTGCCCATGCACCTGCGCAACGCGCCGACCCGTCTGATGAAGGGGCTCGGTTACGGCAAGGGTTACCAGTACGACCACGATGCCGAAGGCGGCGTGGCGCTGGACCAGCAATGTCTGCCCGACGACCTCGACGGTACCGTGTTCTACGAGCCGGTCGAGCGCGGACTGGAGCTGAAGCTGCGCGAGAAGCTGGAGGCGCTGCGTGCCGCCCGCCGCGAGGCTCGCCGCAAATCCTGA
- a CDS encoding tyrosine-type recombinase/integrase, producing MGADTPLSSITRRDIEAFITYMLDREQSAPATVNRHLACLRRMFNIALTDEWEDAPDHFPKIRQPKERGARQYFMSSTDEGAIFAQVLALDTVRLGPEGGIPRKRDAHRYYVLFTFLVETGLRLGEALGLQWVEVSRPEGGDPMLKLFRPEALKTGKPRSVPLTQKALESLQSCKGVKGGPFADLDARRAHDIWTRAKAAAGITRRDCVIHSLRHTCASRLLESGVDLKIVKEWLGHSVITTTDGYTHLATHQLTAAAVGLEKLRTRGT from the coding sequence ATGGGGGCCGACACGCCGTTGTCATCGATCACGCGGCGGGACATCGAGGCGTTCATTACCTACATGCTCGACCGGGAGCAGTCCGCGCCGGCCACCGTGAACAGGCATCTTGCCTGCCTGCGGCGGATGTTCAACATCGCGCTGACGGATGAATGGGAGGATGCCCCTGACCACTTCCCCAAGATCCGCCAGCCCAAGGAGCGCGGTGCCAGGCAATACTTCATGTCCAGCACCGACGAGGGCGCCATCTTCGCCCAGGTGCTCGCGCTCGACACCGTGCGGCTCGGCCCGGAGGGCGGGATACCCCGCAAGAGGGACGCCCACCGCTACTACGTGCTGTTCACGTTCCTGGTCGAGACCGGTCTGCGTCTCGGGGAGGCGCTGGGATTGCAGTGGGTCGAGGTGTCTAGGCCGGAGGGCGGTGACCCCATGCTCAAGCTGTTCCGGCCGGAGGCCCTTAAGACCGGCAAGCCTCGCAGCGTCCCGCTCACTCAGAAGGCGCTGGAGTCCCTTCAGTCCTGCAAGGGGGTCAAGGGCGGCCCGTTCGCTGACCTAGACGCACGCCGGGCACATGACATCTGGACGAGGGCCAAGGCGGCGGCTGGAATCACTCGCCGCGACTGCGTGATCCACTCCCTGCGCCACACCTGCGCATCGCGCCTGCTGGAATCAGGGGTTGATCTGAAGATCGTCAAGGAGTGGCTGGGCCACTCGGTCATCACCACGACGGACGGCTACACCCACCTGGCGACGCATCAGCTCACGGCGGCAGCCGTTGGCCTGGAGAAACTGAGGACTCGCGGTACCTAA
- a CDS encoding amidohydrolase, with protein MQTLNVTLVQGATRWHDAPANRSYYGDLVRSAAGQSDLMVLPETLLSGFSNDTGVSAEDMDGEGVAWMRALAAEVDAVICGSLAIREGGTVFNRLLWMRPDGTHEQYDKRHLFRMAGEHTRYGSGSERLIVTLKGWRILPQVCYDLRFPVWLRNRRLENAAGGMDYDLALFVANWPAPRRQPWRTLLRARAIENLCCVVGVNRVGVDGNELPYAGDSAAIDPLGEPLLELGSQEQVATVRFDPAALLAHRERFPAWMDADDFTLLSS; from the coding sequence GTGCAGACTCTGAACGTAACCCTGGTGCAGGGCGCCACGCGCTGGCACGACGCGCCGGCCAATCGCAGCTACTACGGCGACCTGGTGCGAAGTGCGGCCGGGCAGAGCGATTTGATGGTGCTGCCGGAAACGCTGCTGTCCGGGTTCAGCAACGACACCGGCGTCAGTGCCGAGGACATGGACGGCGAGGGCGTGGCGTGGATGCGTGCGCTTGCCGCGGAGGTGGACGCGGTGATCTGCGGCAGCCTGGCGATACGCGAGGGCGGCACGGTGTTCAATCGCCTGTTGTGGATGCGGCCGGATGGTACGCACGAGCAGTACGACAAGCGCCATCTGTTCCGCATGGCCGGCGAGCATACGCGCTACGGCAGTGGCAGCGAGCGCTTGATCGTGACACTGAAGGGATGGCGCATCCTGCCGCAGGTCTGCTACGACCTGCGCTTTCCCGTGTGGCTGCGCAACCGTCGCCTGGAGAACGCGGCCGGAGGCATGGACTATGACCTTGCGCTGTTTGTCGCCAACTGGCCGGCGCCACGCCGGCAGCCGTGGCGTACCTTGCTGCGTGCACGCGCGATCGAGAATCTCTGCTGCGTGGTCGGCGTGAATCGTGTCGGTGTCGATGGCAACGAACTGCCGTATGCCGGCGACAGTGCCGCGATCGATCCGCTGGGCGAGCCGTTGCTGGAACTCGGTTCGCAGGAGCAGGTGGCAACAGTTCGCTTCGATCCGGCAGCGCTGCTCGCGCATCGCGAACGCTTCCCGGCATGGATGGATGCGGACGACTTTACGTTGCTGTCAAGTTGA
- the serS gene encoding serine--tRNA ligase, translating to MLDPALLRSRLAETAARLKETRGFDLDVAAVDALEGSRKQLATETQELQNLRNTRSKAIGQAKAKGEDVAPLMAEIAGIGDKLKSNEQALAEVQARLADIALGIPNLPHESVPLGKDENDNQEILRWGTPRSFDFEVKDHVDLGARHGWLDADAGAKLSGARFTVLRGQLARLHRALAQFMLDLQTGQHGYLECNVPLIVNADSMQGTGQLPKFGEDLFSTEVAETTRYLIPTAEVALTNLVRDSIVEAGELPMRLTAHSMCFRAEAGSYGRDTRGMIRQHQFEKVEMVQLTTPEQSFDQLEEMVGHAEAVLQKLGLPYRKVLLCTGDMGFTSAKTYDLEVWLPSQQTYREISSCSNCCDFQARRMQARWRNPSTGKPELLHTLNGSGLAVGRTLVAVMENFQNADGSISVPEALQPYLGGQTSLA from the coding sequence ATGCTTGACCCCGCCCTGCTGCGCTCGCGCCTTGCCGAAACCGCCGCACGCCTGAAGGAAACCCGCGGTTTCGATCTTGACGTTGCCGCTGTCGATGCGCTGGAGGGCTCGCGCAAGCAGCTTGCGACCGAGACCCAGGAGCTGCAGAACCTGCGCAACACCCGATCCAAGGCGATCGGACAGGCGAAGGCCAAGGGCGAGGATGTGGCGCCGCTGATGGCCGAGATCGCCGGCATCGGCGACAAGCTCAAGTCCAACGAGCAGGCACTGGCCGAAGTGCAGGCCCGGCTGGCCGACATCGCGCTGGGCATTCCGAATCTGCCGCACGAGTCCGTGCCGCTGGGCAAGGACGAGAACGACAACCAGGAGATCCTGCGCTGGGGCACGCCGCGCAGCTTCGACTTCGAGGTCAAGGACCACGTCGACCTCGGTGCCCGCCACGGCTGGCTCGACGCCGACGCCGGCGCCAAGCTTTCCGGTGCGCGCTTCACCGTGCTGCGCGGACAGCTGGCGCGCCTGCATCGCGCGCTGGCCCAGTTCATGCTGGACCTGCAGACCGGCCAGCACGGTTACCTCGAGTGCAACGTTCCGCTGATCGTCAATGCCGACAGCATGCAGGGTACCGGCCAGCTGCCGAAGTTCGGCGAAGACCTGTTTTCCACCGAAGTGGCCGAGACCACGCGCTACCTGATCCCCACCGCGGAAGTCGCGCTGACCAACCTCGTGCGCGACTCCATCGTGGAGGCGGGCGAGCTGCCGATGCGGCTTACCGCCCACTCCATGTGCTTTCGTGCCGAAGCAGGCAGCTATGGTCGCGACACCCGCGGTATGATCCGCCAGCACCAGTTCGAGAAGGTGGAGATGGTGCAGCTGACCACGCCCGAGCAGTCGTTCGACCAGCTCGAGGAAATGGTCGGGCACGCCGAAGCCGTCTTGCAGAAGCTTGGCCTGCCTTATCGCAAGGTGCTGCTGTGCACTGGCGACATGGGCTTCACCTCGGCCAAGACCTACGACCTGGAAGTGTGGCTGCCCAGTCAGCAGACCTATCGCGAGATTTCCAGCTGTTCGAACTGCTGCGACTTCCAGGCCCGTCGCATGCAGGCGCGCTGGCGCAACCCGTCCACCGGCAAGCCGGAACTGCTGCACACCCTCAATGGCTCCGGTCTGGCGGTGGGCCGCACGCTGGTGGCGGTGATGGAGAACTTCCAGAATGCGGACGGCTCGATCAGCGTGCCCGAAGCGCTGCAGCCCTATCTGGGCGGGCAGACCAGCCTCGCATAA
- a CDS encoding pyridoxal phosphate-dependent aminotransferase — MPIETKLPKVGTTIFSVMSQLALEHKAVNLGQGFPDYEPPLALREAVTRAMSDGCNQYAPGIGLASLREQIALKTMRLYGRKVDPATEVTVTSGATEALFAAIAAIVRAGEEVIVFDPAYDSYEPAIELQGARAVHIPLTVPDFSIDWQRVRDAVTPRTRMILVNTPHNPSGAVLSASDLDELAEIVRDTGIVVLSDEVYEHIVYDGALHQSVLRHPELAERSIVVSSFGKTYHCTGWKVGYAVASAALSAEFRKVHQYLTFCTFHPAQVAFAAFLASHPEHYLELPAFYQVKRDRFRELLKPSRLKLLDVPGGYFQLVDYSAIRDEDDQAFCQWLVVHGGVAAIPLTPFCETPPGTRLLRLCFAKNDATLEAGAERLCRL; from the coding sequence ATGCCCATTGAAACCAAGTTGCCGAAGGTCGGCACAACCATATTCAGCGTGATGAGCCAGCTGGCGCTGGAGCACAAGGCCGTGAACCTGGGGCAGGGCTTTCCCGATTACGAGCCGCCACTGGCGTTGCGCGAGGCCGTTACCCGCGCCATGAGCGATGGCTGCAACCAGTACGCGCCAGGTATCGGGCTGGCCTCGCTGCGCGAGCAGATCGCGCTCAAGACCATGCGCCTGTATGGACGCAAGGTGGACCCGGCCACCGAAGTCACGGTCACATCCGGAGCCACCGAGGCGCTGTTTGCCGCCATCGCGGCAATCGTGCGTGCCGGCGAAGAAGTGATCGTGTTCGACCCGGCCTACGACAGCTACGAGCCGGCGATCGAGCTGCAGGGCGCACGGGCGGTACACATTCCGCTGACGGTGCCGGACTTCTCGATCGACTGGCAGAGGGTGCGCGATGCGGTCACGCCGCGCACTCGGATGATCCTGGTCAATACGCCGCACAATCCGTCGGGTGCGGTGCTCTCGGCGTCCGATCTCGATGAACTGGCCGAGATCGTGCGCGATACAGGCATCGTGGTGTTGTCGGACGAAGTCTATGAGCACATCGTCTACGACGGCGCGTTGCACCAGAGCGTGCTGCGACACCCCGAGTTGGCCGAACGCAGCATCGTGGTGTCCAGTTTCGGCAAGACCTACCACTGCACCGGCTGGAAGGTGGGCTATGCGGTGGCGTCGGCTGCGCTGTCGGCCGAATTCCGCAAGGTGCACCAGTACCTGACCTTCTGCACCTTTCACCCGGCGCAGGTGGCGTTCGCGGCATTCCTCGCCAGCCATCCGGAGCATTACCTGGAATTGCCGGCTTTCTACCAGGTCAAGCGCGACCGCTTTCGCGAGCTGCTGAAGCCGTCCCGGCTGAAGCTTCTGGACGTGCCGGGCGGTTACTTCCAGTTGGTGGACTACTCGGCGATCCGCGACGAGGACGACCAGGCATTCTGCCAGTGGCTGGTGGTGCATGGCGGGGTGGCGGCGATTCCGTTGACGCCGTTCTGCGAGACGCCACCGGGTACACGTTTGCTGCGGCTTTGCTTTGCCAAGAACGATGCAACGCTTGAAGCGGGAGCGGAGCGCCTGTGCAGACTCTGA
- a CDS encoding VIT family protein: MYHRHRERHVTGRIGWLRAAVLGANDGIVSTASLVMGVAAAHATQPAILIAGTAGLVAGAMSMAAGEYVSVHSQADSEKAELEREEKELDSDTEGEHKELAAIYVERGLDPQLARQVAEQLMAHNALDAHMRDELGITEALKARPLQAAAASAASFAVGAALPLAVAAMAPVHGLLAWIFVTALVFLAVLGGIAARTGGANVRTGAMRITFWGALAMAITTGVGMLFGGAG; encoded by the coding sequence ATGTATCACCGCCATCGCGAACGCCATGTCACCGGCCGCATAGGCTGGCTTCGTGCCGCCGTGCTTGGAGCCAACGACGGCATCGTGTCCACCGCCAGTCTGGTGATGGGCGTGGCCGCGGCCCACGCCACCCAGCCCGCCATCCTGATTGCCGGAACGGCAGGACTGGTTGCCGGCGCCATGTCCATGGCCGCGGGCGAATATGTATCGGTGCACTCCCAGGCAGACAGTGAGAAGGCTGAGCTGGAACGCGAGGAGAAGGAACTGGACAGCGATACGGAGGGCGAACACAAGGAGCTTGCCGCGATCTATGTCGAGCGCGGGCTCGACCCGCAACTGGCACGCCAGGTCGCCGAGCAACTGATGGCGCACAACGCTCTCGATGCCCACATGCGTGACGAGCTTGGCATCACCGAGGCACTCAAGGCGCGCCCGCTGCAGGCCGCCGCGGCATCAGCCGCCAGCTTCGCGGTCGGAGCCGCCCTGCCGCTTGCGGTGGCGGCCATGGCCCCGGTCCATGGTCTGCTGGCATGGATCTTCGTCACCGCACTGGTCTTCCTCGCCGTGCTTGGCGGCATCGCCGCGCGCACCGGCGGCGCCAATGTCCGCACCGGCGCCATGCGCATCACCTTCTGGGGCGCATTGGCGATGGCCATTACCACCGGTGTCGGCATGCTGTTCGGCGGTGCCGGCTGA
- a CDS encoding sensor histidine kinase, giving the protein MTRLSWRLGLLLCGLLVCLGLHAQPQPGAVATLVRAEAVATGWYADAPPATGWVKVTLPELWTRRWPHHDGVVWYRLRWNQASTDQPIGLLLDYVCLADAVWVNGSLVHRDAHLVEPLSRRWITPQYFMLDKPLLRNGENTLLVRVSGLADYQPGFGTVELGPPRLVGAMYRREMFSRFYIHLFNFAISLVLGVLFMMFWLLRRKESLFGWYALTTLLGAGYAWNFVASGTWPFASTDAWEAMVTAMFCASGTTFCIFLLRFCGLRWRRTEYTLLAAGAFALVAALVAPHIVGPWRNVLVLPAIALDYTSTVIFIVYAVRTPRVDVRVVAVCLLVPLLVSVLDLFSFMQWANSSNYDLVALTSPLTLVGMGFAVAWRFSQAMRRVEGFNAELLREIDTATAQLSETLSREHALALTNTRIAERLNLVRDLHDGFGGSLVGAIAELEQQSSPEAGRMVTRLKELRDDLRLVIDTTMHDAQADLGHLLAPLRHRWSQRLLLADIDSCWRVDGLDACYLGPARSLDFMRFLQEALTNVFKHSGASTVTIEARRCDGFLQIDVRDDGRGFEQGAGREGAGLASMKARGTRLGGHLTIETAARSGVSLQLSIPYNDGRTLPAEAGA; this is encoded by the coding sequence TTGACACGCTTGTCCTGGCGGCTTGGCCTGCTGTTGTGCGGCCTGCTGGTTTGCCTGGGGCTGCATGCGCAGCCGCAACCCGGGGCGGTTGCCACACTGGTCCGGGCCGAGGCGGTCGCCACCGGCTGGTATGCCGATGCACCGCCGGCGACGGGCTGGGTCAAAGTCACGCTGCCCGAGTTATGGACCCGACGCTGGCCACATCACGATGGTGTGGTGTGGTACCGCCTGCGCTGGAACCAGGCCAGCACCGACCAGCCGATCGGTCTGCTGCTGGACTATGTCTGTCTGGCCGACGCGGTATGGGTCAACGGCAGCCTGGTCCACCGCGATGCCCACCTGGTCGAGCCGCTCTCGCGCCGGTGGATCACGCCGCAGTATTTCATGCTCGACAAGCCCTTGCTGCGCAATGGCGAGAACACATTGCTGGTGCGCGTGTCGGGGCTGGCGGACTATCAGCCCGGGTTCGGCACGGTGGAGCTCGGCCCGCCCCGTCTGGTGGGTGCCATGTATCGGCGCGAAATGTTCTCGCGCTTCTACATCCACCTGTTCAACTTTGCGATCAGTTTGGTGCTGGGCGTGCTGTTCATGATGTTCTGGCTGCTGCGGCGCAAGGAAAGCCTGTTCGGCTGGTATGCGCTGACCACCTTGCTGGGCGCGGGCTATGCCTGGAATTTCGTGGCTTCGGGCACTTGGCCATTTGCCAGTACTGATGCGTGGGAGGCCATGGTGACGGCGATGTTCTGCGCCTCCGGAACCACGTTCTGCATTTTCCTGCTGCGTTTCTGTGGGCTGCGCTGGCGCCGCACGGAGTACACGCTGCTCGCGGCCGGTGCGTTTGCGCTGGTGGCCGCTTTGGTTGCCCCGCATATCGTGGGGCCGTGGCGTAACGTGCTCGTCCTGCCGGCTATTGCCCTGGACTACACATCCACCGTGATCTTCATTGTCTACGCGGTGCGTACCCCGCGCGTGGATGTACGCGTGGTCGCGGTCTGCCTGTTGGTTCCACTGCTGGTCTCGGTGCTCGACCTGTTTTCGTTCATGCAGTGGGCAAACAGCAGCAACTACGACCTCGTTGCATTGACGTCGCCGTTGACGCTGGTCGGCATGGGGTTCGCCGTGGCATGGCGATTCTCGCAGGCCATGCGCAGGGTCGAGGGCTTTAATGCCGAACTGTTGCGTGAGATTGATACAGCCACCGCGCAGTTATCTGAAACCCTGTCACGCGAACACGCACTCGCCTTGACGAACACGCGCATTGCCGAACGCCTGAACCTAGTGCGTGACCTGCATGACGGATTCGGCGGCAGCCTGGTCGGTGCCATTGCCGAACTCGAACAGCAGTCCTCGCCCGAAGCCGGACGCATGGTGACTCGATTGAAGGAGCTACGTGACGATCTGCGGCTGGTGATCGATACGACCATGCATGACGCCCAGGCCGATCTGGGTCATCTGCTGGCCCCCTTGCGGCATCGCTGGAGCCAGCGTCTGCTGCTGGCCGACATCGATAGCTGTTGGCGTGTCGATGGCCTGGACGCGTGTTATCTGGGGCCGGCCCGCAGCCTTGATTTCATGCGTTTCCTGCAGGAGGCGCTGACCAATGTGTTCAAGCACAGCGGAGCGTCGACGGTGACCATCGAAGCCCGACGGTGCGATGGCTTTCTGCAGATCGATGTCCGCGATGATGGGCGCGGCTTTGAACAGGGAGCGGGCCGGGAAGGCGCCGGGCTGGCCAGCATGAAGGCCAGGGGTACACGGCTTGGTGGCCATCTGACCATAGAGACCGCAGCCCGCAGCGGAGTGAGCCTGCAGCTGTCGATTCCGTATAACGATGGCAGGACGCTGCCTGCCGAGGCCGGTGCCTGA